In the genome of Ensifer adhaerens, one region contains:
- a CDS encoding Flp pilus assembly protein TadD, contains TPR repeats yields MNTFPLLRFRSSKLMAGACLVIAALSLQSCTTTSSTDNIKTGSIPTGFSKPVTEMNAMELSAAANRIGDAYAKNPNDRNAGLNYANLLRMTGKNDQALAVMQQVVIRHPNDTDVLAAYGKAQAAAGQLDAALETISRAERPDLPDWRLKSAQGAILDQLGRSTEARMRYQEALDLKPNDPSVLSNLGMSYVLTKDLKTAETYLRQAAAQPGADSSVRQNLALVVGLQGRYPEAEKIARQELSPAQADANVKYLRSMMSQQATWKALKQQG; encoded by the coding sequence ATGAACACATTCCCTCTTCTCCGGTTCCGCAGCAGCAAGTTGATGGCTGGTGCCTGCCTTGTCATCGCAGCACTTTCACTCCAGTCCTGCACGACCACAAGTTCGACGGACAATATCAAGACAGGCTCAATTCCCACCGGATTTTCCAAGCCCGTCACGGAAATGAACGCGATGGAGTTGAGTGCTGCCGCCAACAGGATTGGTGACGCCTATGCGAAGAATCCCAACGACAGGAATGCCGGCCTGAACTACGCCAACCTGCTGCGCATGACCGGCAAGAACGATCAGGCGCTGGCCGTGATGCAACAGGTTGTCATACGCCATCCGAACGACACCGATGTTCTCGCCGCCTACGGCAAGGCGCAGGCTGCCGCCGGCCAGCTCGATGCAGCACTTGAAACGATCTCTCGTGCCGAGCGTCCCGACCTGCCGGACTGGCGCCTGAAATCCGCTCAAGGGGCAATACTTGATCAGTTGGGCCGGTCCACAGAGGCACGCATGCGCTATCAGGAGGCGCTCGACCTGAAACCTAATGATCCCTCCGTCCTGTCGAACCTCGGCATGTCCTATGTCCTCACCAAGGACCTGAAGACCGCCGAGACCTATCTTCGCCAGGCCGCAGCCCAGCCGGGCGCGGACAGCTCCGTGCGTCAGAACCTGGCACTGGTTGTCGGGCTGCAGGGGCGCTACCCCGAGGCGGAGAAGATTGCCCGGCAGGAACTTTCCCCGGCGCAGGCCGATGCCAATGTGAAGTATCTGCGCTCCATGATGAGCCAGCAGGCAACCTGGAAAGCGCTGAAACAGCAAGGTTGA
- a CDS encoding cytochrome b561 — MPLQTTASIWDRPHGYGLVSRTLHWLMAVLFAVQFLSAIFHLIDRNLAITKTLWAAHHTLGFILLVLVALRAIWGILNLRTRPPHGHGLIGLAAMGGHLALYALMIFVPGVALLRAYGGGRGFAVFGFQIFEPGTRNETLMAPAQLLHGPAGWVLLALVAGHVVMVLVHKYIWNEDILGRMTRGRQNDAPISKPATVGRAIEQN; from the coding sequence ATGCCCCTTCAAACAACCGCATCCATCTGGGACCGGCCGCACGGCTATGGCCTCGTCAGCCGCACGCTGCATTGGCTGATGGCTGTCCTTTTCGCCGTGCAGTTCCTGTCGGCGATCTTTCACCTGATCGACCGCAACCTTGCGATCACCAAGACCCTGTGGGCTGCACATCACACCCTTGGCTTCATCCTCCTCGTGCTCGTGGCGCTACGCGCGATCTGGGGTATCCTGAATCTGCGGACACGCCCGCCGCATGGCCACGGGCTGATCGGTCTTGCCGCGATGGGCGGGCATCTGGCACTTTATGCGCTGATGATCTTCGTGCCGGGCGTGGCGTTGCTGCGCGCCTATGGCGGCGGCAGGGGCTTTGCCGTCTTCGGCTTCCAGATTTTCGAACCCGGCACACGCAACGAAACGCTGATGGCGCCGGCGCAGTTGCTTCACGGACCGGCCGGCTGGGTGCTTCTCGCCCTTGTTGCGGGACATGTCGTCATGGTCCTCGTCCACAAATACATCTGGAACGAGGATATCCTCGGCCGCATGACGCGTGGCCGTCAAAATGACGCGCCGATCAGCAAGCCCGCAACGGTGGGTCGCGCCATCGAACAGAACTGA
- a CDS encoding NlpC/P60 family protein gives MLNANPPANALDRRLHAYRSDLADARLVGQVEAPRFVDGEAGAVAVPVADLRPRPDRSAGIDTQLLMGEPLRIFERRDGWAWVQAGTDGYVGYMAETELVSPAHEPTFWIIQPRTFVYPEPDMKRPRGAALSLGSRIAVAGEAETRGTRYLTLVDGGSVIAAHCAPLGEVATTDYVLMAARLLETPYLWGGKSAFGIDCSGLVQISMMMAGKSAPRDSDMQASGLGHEVGFDELRRGDLVFWKGHVAIMEDEETMIHANGHTMSVAREGLKAAVERIGYLYGAPTICRRP, from the coding sequence ATGCTGAACGCCAACCCACCCGCCAACGCCCTTGATCGGCGGCTTCACGCCTACCGTTCCGACCTTGCCGATGCGCGGCTGGTGGGACAGGTCGAGGCGCCGCGTTTCGTGGACGGGGAGGCGGGCGCTGTCGCGGTTCCGGTTGCCGATCTGCGGCCCCGGCCGGATCGGAGCGCCGGTATCGACACGCAGCTTCTGATGGGCGAACCTTTGCGCATCTTCGAGCGCCGCGATGGCTGGGCCTGGGTGCAGGCCGGGACAGATGGATATGTGGGCTATATGGCCGAGACGGAACTCGTTTCGCCGGCTCATGAACCGACATTCTGGATCATCCAGCCACGCACCTTCGTTTATCCGGAGCCAGACATGAAGCGACCGCGCGGGGCGGCGCTGTCGCTCGGTAGCCGGATTGCCGTGGCGGGCGAAGCCGAAACCCGCGGCACCCGCTATCTGACGCTTGTCGATGGCGGTTCCGTTATCGCCGCTCACTGCGCGCCGCTTGGCGAGGTCGCGACCACCGATTATGTCCTCATGGCCGCCCGGCTCCTGGAGACACCCTATCTCTGGGGCGGCAAGTCCGCCTTCGGAATCGATTGCTCGGGCCTCGTCCAGATTTCCATGATGATGGCGGGCAAAAGTGCGCCGCGTGACAGCGACATGCAGGCATCCGGTCTCGGTCATGAAGTCGGCTTCGACGAACTGCGCCGAGGCGATCTCGTGTTCTGGAAAGGCCATGTCGCCATCATGGAAGACGAGGAGACGATGATCCACGCCAACGGCCACACGATGAGCGTTGCCCGCGAGGGGCTGAAGGCGGCCGTGGAGCGGATCGGTTATCTCTACGGCGCGCCGACGATCTGCCGGCGGCCGTGA
- a CDS encoding glyoxylate/hydroxypyruvate reductase A, producing the protein MKSPIIVDLKFPPDAVSKALARAFPGREVINMADPAHAGRDLSGIEYALVWKQDPTLFDRATGVKAIFSGGAGVDHILRVGGLPEHVPLVRFVDRSLTDRMSEWVVLQCLLHLRQMPAYARAQSKRHWEEMAQPEARDVTVGVMGLGVLGQDAARKLKVMGFHVVGWSRSAKAIEGMQTFDGDGLNDFLTQTDILVGLLPLTAETRGIYNGALFARLRQGGALGKPVFINAGRGGSQVEADILAALNDGTLGGASLDVFETEPLSPESALWTEPNVIITPHAAAASDVVALMRHVEAQIARHESGLPLEHVVDRTLGY; encoded by the coding sequence ATGAAAAGCCCCATCATCGTCGATCTCAAATTTCCTCCGGATGCGGTTTCCAAGGCGTTGGCCCGTGCATTTCCAGGGCGCGAGGTCATCAACATGGCGGACCCCGCGCATGCAGGTCGCGACCTTTCGGGCATCGAATACGCCCTCGTCTGGAAGCAGGACCCGACGCTGTTCGACCGCGCCACCGGCGTGAAGGCGATCTTCTCGGGCGGTGCGGGCGTGGATCATATCCTCCGTGTGGGTGGTCTGCCGGAGCATGTGCCGCTCGTACGCTTCGTCGACCGCAGCCTCACCGACCGAATGAGCGAATGGGTGGTGCTGCAATGCCTTCTGCACCTGCGTCAGATGCCGGCCTATGCGCGTGCGCAGTCCAAGCGGCACTGGGAAGAGATGGCGCAGCCGGAAGCGCGCGATGTGACGGTGGGCGTCATGGGTCTTGGGGTTCTCGGGCAGGATGCGGCCCGCAAATTGAAAGTCATGGGCTTTCATGTCGTCGGCTGGTCGCGCAGCGCGAAGGCCATCGAGGGCATGCAGACGTTCGATGGCGACGGGCTCAACGATTTCCTCACCCAGACCGACATTCTCGTCGGCCTCCTGCCGCTGACGGCAGAGACGCGCGGAATTTACAACGGGGCGCTGTTTGCGAGGCTCAGGCAGGGCGGCGCGCTCGGCAAGCCGGTTTTCATCAATGCCGGGCGGGGCGGCAGCCAGGTCGAGGCGGATATTCTGGCTGCGCTCAATGACGGGACCCTCGGTGGCGCCTCACTCGACGTTTTCGAGACGGAACCGCTTTCGCCGGAGAGCGCGCTTTGGACGGAGCCCAATGTCATCATCACCCCGCACGCGGCTGCGGCGTCCGATGTCGTGGCGCTGATGCGGCATGTCGAGGCGCAGATTGCGCGGCACGAATCCGGACTGCCGCTGGAGCATGTGGTGGATCGTACGCTCGGATACTGA
- a CDS encoding microcin C transport system ATP-binding protein, producing the protein MTDPLLSVRNLQVAFHQGGVTSLAVKGVSFDIHPGEVVALVGESGSGKSVTANSVLKLLPYPAASHPSGEIVFKGRDLMKASDAELRAVRGNDITMIFQEPMTSLNPLHSIERQIGEILELHQGMRGDKARARTLELLNQVGIREPEKRLKAFPHELSGGQRQRVMIAMALANRPDILIADEPTTALDVTVQAQILELLAKLKHDHGMAMLFITHDLGIVRRFADKVCVMRHGEIVEAGPTATIFADPQHDYTKHLLAAEPKGRPPQADLSQPIVMEAEDVRVWFPIKTGFLRKVTDHVKAVDGINVTLRAGQTLGVVGESGSGKTTLGLALTRLISSKGRISFIGQDIAAYSFKAMKPLRNRMQVVFQDPYGSLSPRMNIADIVAEGLAIHEPGLSFEERDRRVAEVLEEVGLDASTRWRYPHEFSGGQRQRIAIARAMILKPRFVMLDEPTSALDMSVQAQVVELLRKLQKDHNLAYLFISHDLKVVRALANDIIVMRAGKVVEQGTAEQVIGAPAEEYTKALMAAAFDLKAIRTEAVGQ; encoded by the coding sequence ATGACTGATCCCCTCCTCTCCGTCCGCAATCTGCAGGTCGCCTTTCACCAGGGCGGAGTGACGTCGCTCGCCGTCAAGGGCGTGTCCTTCGACATCCATCCCGGCGAGGTCGTGGCGCTGGTGGGCGAATCCGGCTCCGGCAAGTCGGTGACGGCGAATTCGGTGCTGAAGCTCCTGCCCTATCCGGCCGCCAGCCATCCATCCGGCGAGATCGTCTTCAAGGGCCGCGACCTGATGAAGGCGAGCGATGCGGAACTGCGCGCCGTGCGTGGCAACGACATCACCATGATCTTCCAGGAGCCGATGACCTCGCTCAATCCGCTGCATTCGATCGAGCGGCAGATCGGCGAAATTCTCGAACTGCACCAGGGGATGCGCGGCGACAAGGCGCGTGCGCGCACGCTGGAGCTTCTGAACCAGGTCGGCATCCGTGAGCCGGAGAAGCGGCTGAAGGCCTTTCCGCACGAGCTTTCCGGCGGTCAGCGGCAACGTGTGATGATCGCCATGGCGCTGGCAAACCGACCCGATATCCTGATTGCCGACGAGCCGACCACGGCGCTGGACGTCACCGTGCAGGCGCAGATCCTCGAACTGCTCGCCAAGCTGAAGCACGATCATGGCATGGCCATGCTGTTCATCACGCATGATCTCGGCATCGTGCGGCGCTTTGCCGACAAGGTCTGCGTCATGCGCCATGGCGAGATTGTCGAGGCGGGACCGACGGCGACGATCTTCGCCGATCCGCAGCACGACTACACCAAACACCTGCTTGCCGCCGAACCCAAGGGCCGGCCCCCGCAGGCGGACCTCAGCCAGCCGATCGTGATGGAAGCCGAAGACGTGCGCGTCTGGTTCCCGATCAAGACCGGGTTCCTGCGCAAGGTCACGGATCACGTGAAGGCGGTCGACGGGATCAATGTGACGCTCCGCGCCGGGCAGACGCTCGGCGTCGTCGGCGAATCCGGTTCCGGCAAGACGACGCTGGGGCTGGCGCTGACGCGGCTCATCTCGTCCAAGGGGCGGATCAGCTTCATCGGACAGGATATCGCAGCCTATTCGTTCAAGGCAATGAAGCCGCTGCGCAACCGCATGCAGGTCGTGTTTCAGGATCCCTATGGATCGCTGTCGCCGCGCATGAACATTGCCGATATCGTGGCCGAAGGGCTAGCGATCCACGAACCCGGCCTCTCCTTCGAGGAACGCGACCGCCGCGTGGCAGAGGTGCTGGAAGAGGTGGGGCTCGATGCTTCCACCCGCTGGCGCTATCCGCACGAATTTTCCGGCGGCCAGCGGCAGCGCATCGCCATTGCCCGCGCCATGATCCTCAAGCCCCGCTTCGTCATGCTGGACGAGCCGACCTCTGCGCTGGACATGAGCGTGCAGGCGCAGGTGGTCGAGCTTTTGCGCAAGCTGCAGAAGGATCACAACCTCGCCTATCTCTTCATCAGCCATGACCTCAAGGTCGTCCGGGCGCTCGCCAATGACATCATCGTCATGCGTGCCGGCAAGGTGGTGGAACAGGGCACGGCCGAGCAGGTCATCGGTGCACCGGCAGAGGAATACACGAAGGCGCTGATGGCTGCCGCCTTCGACCTGAAAGCGATCCGCACCGAAGCGGTCGGACAGTGA
- a CDS encoding MarR family protein, translating into MPLELTPSQALGLWHAVSLSQVRSEAHDLTLRQMAILLQIYLVPPPHTVRGLAATLNVTKPVITRALDTMGAMGLVDRVRDEKDRRNVIIKRTVAGALYLEKLGDVVIAEARQLPY; encoded by the coding sequence GTGCCGCTTGAATTGACGCCCTCCCAGGCTCTCGGCCTCTGGCATGCCGTATCCCTCTCGCAGGTGCGATCGGAGGCACATGATCTGACCTTGCGGCAAATGGCGATCCTGCTGCAGATCTATCTCGTGCCGCCCCCGCATACGGTGCGCGGGCTTGCGGCCACGCTGAACGTGACCAAACCGGTCATCACGCGCGCGCTCGATACAATGGGCGCGATGGGGCTTGTCGACCGCGTTCGGGACGAGAAGGATCGCCGCAACGTCATCATCAAGCGCACGGTGGCCGGCGCGCTCTATCTGGAAAAGCTCGGCGATGTCGTCATCGCCGAAGCGCGCCAATTGCCTTACTGA
- a CDS encoding tight adherence protein C: MLYDFASTVTHPGFIFAVLIGLAVFGTLYVVAEPYFERGDLHKRMKSVAVEREQLRARERARMNAAIQSKASLRSKDNKNVRNIVERLNLRKALVDDATINKLRAAGYRSQNALNTYLFARLILPFVFGVAGAIWIFVFDNLSDQALTMRLLFNLVAAYLGFYAPIIFISNKMGKRQASIRRSWPDALDLLLICVESGVSVEASMRRVADEIGAQSPELAEEIVLTTAELSYLQDRRSAYENLANRTQLEAVKSTTQALIQAERYGTPVAQALRTLAQESRDTRMNEAEKKAAALPPKLTVPMILFFLPVLIAVILGPAGIRVSDQMSGTSQEQTTH; the protein is encoded by the coding sequence ATGCTTTACGATTTCGCCTCGACAGTCACCCATCCCGGTTTCATCTTCGCCGTGCTGATCGGACTTGCTGTCTTCGGCACGCTGTATGTGGTGGCGGAGCCCTATTTCGAACGCGGTGACCTTCACAAGCGGATGAAATCGGTGGCAGTTGAACGCGAGCAGCTGCGCGCCCGCGAACGCGCGCGCATGAACGCCGCGATCCAATCCAAGGCCAGTCTGCGCAGCAAGGACAACAAGAATGTCCGCAACATCGTCGAACGGCTGAACCTGCGCAAGGCGCTGGTGGATGACGCCACCATCAACAAGCTGCGTGCCGCAGGCTACCGTTCGCAGAACGCGCTGAACACTTATCTTTTCGCCCGCCTGATCCTGCCATTCGTATTTGGCGTTGCCGGTGCCATCTGGATTTTCGTTTTCGACAATCTCTCCGATCAGGCCTTGACCATGAGGCTTCTGTTCAATCTGGTGGCCGCCTATCTGGGTTTCTATGCGCCGATCATCTTCATCAGCAACAAGATGGGCAAGCGTCAGGCGTCCATTCGACGCTCCTGGCCCGACGCGCTGGACCTGCTTCTGATCTGCGTCGAGTCCGGTGTCTCGGTCGAGGCCTCAATGCGCCGCGTGGCTGACGAAATCGGCGCGCAGTCACCGGAACTGGCTGAAGAAATCGTCCTGACGACGGCCGAACTCTCTTATCTTCAGGATCGCCGCAGCGCGTATGAAAACCTTGCAAACCGGACTCAACTTGAAGCGGTCAAGTCTACGACCCAGGCCCTGATCCAGGCCGAACGCTACGGTACGCCGGTCGCCCAGGCGCTGCGCACGCTGGCGCAGGAAAGCCGCGACACGCGCATGAATGAGGCCGAGAAAAAGGCGGCGGCCCTGCCGCCGAAACTGACGGTGCCGATGATCCTGTTCTTCCTTCCGGTCCTCATTGCCGTCATTCTCGGGCCGGCCGGTATCCGCGTCAGCGACCAGATGAGCGGCACGTCGCAGGAACAGACCACGCATTGA
- a CDS encoding leucyl aminopeptidase, protein MAPFQFIKRHSPYNSKLGKTLPVFAVTPAHIEIGAIEATALEWARKSGFKADTGSVLLVPAADGALGGALFGLGKNPAGSPFMTGYLARALPEGEWHVETAPLTANRIALGFGLGSYRFETYLKPKPQGPTLLIPKDANATDIKRQIAGVFLARDLINTPTNDMGPNALEKVFRELAEHYDAKVSVISGDDLLQKNFPLIHAVGRAAEEAPRLLEMRWGEKGAPKVTLVGKGVCFDTGGLDIKPSSSMLLMKKDMGGAANVLGLALMIMDAHLKVDLRVLVPVVENSIAGNAFRPGDIYRSRKGLTVQIDNTDAEGRLILADALAYADEEKPDLLIDMATLTGAARVALGPDLPPFFTDDEDLAHDLADSALENDDPLWRLPLYAGYEGDLSTKIADLTNAPSGGMAGAITAALFLKRFVTQTESWAHFDIFGWSPKDRPHAPLGGEAQAIRAIYHHIRKRVK, encoded by the coding sequence ATGGCCCCCTTTCAGTTCATCAAGCGCCACAGTCCCTATAACAGCAAGCTCGGCAAGACCTTGCCCGTCTTCGCGGTAACCCCGGCGCATATCGAGATCGGCGCCATAGAGGCGACGGCGCTCGAATGGGCGCGCAAATCGGGCTTCAAGGCCGACACCGGCTCCGTGCTGCTTGTCCCGGCAGCCGATGGCGCGCTCGGCGGCGCACTGTTCGGCCTCGGCAAGAACCCGGCGGGCAGCCCGTTCATGACTGGATATCTGGCGCGCGCGTTGCCCGAGGGCGAATGGCATGTCGAGACTGCCCCGCTGACGGCGAACCGCATCGCGCTCGGTTTCGGCCTCGGCAGCTATCGCTTCGAGACCTACCTGAAGCCCAAGCCGCAGGGGCCGACGCTGCTCATCCCGAAGGACGCGAACGCGACCGACATCAAGCGCCAGATCGCCGGCGTGTTTCTAGCCCGCGACCTCATCAACACGCCCACGAACGACATGGGCCCGAACGCGCTGGAGAAGGTCTTCCGCGAACTGGCAGAGCATTATGACGCCAAGGTTTCCGTCATTTCCGGCGACGACCTGCTGCAGAAGAACTTCCCGCTGATCCACGCGGTCGGCCGTGCGGCGGAGGAGGCCCCGAGGCTTCTGGAAATGCGCTGGGGTGAAAAGGGCGCGCCCAAGGTCACGTTGGTCGGCAAGGGCGTCTGCTTCGACACGGGCGGCCTCGACATCAAGCCGTCCTCCTCCATGCTCCTGATGAAGAAGGACATGGGTGGTGCCGCCAACGTGCTCGGCCTCGCGCTGATGATCATGGATGCGCATCTCAAGGTGGACCTGCGCGTGCTCGTGCCGGTCGTCGAGAACTCGATCGCCGGCAATGCCTTCCGTCCGGGCGACATCTACCGCAGCCGCAAGGGCCTCACGGTGCAGATCGACAACACGGACGCAGAGGGCCGCCTGATCCTGGCCGATGCGCTTGCCTATGCCGACGAGGAAAAACCCGATCTCTTGATCGACATGGCGACGTTGACGGGTGCTGCGCGCGTCGCGCTTGGTCCGGATCTTCCCCCATTCTTTACCGATGACGAGGACCTGGCGCATGATCTGGCGGATTCCGCGCTGGAAAATGACGACCCGCTCTGGAGACTGCCGCTCTACGCCGGCTACGAAGGCGATCTTTCGACGAAGATCGCAGACCTGACCAATGCGCCGTCCGGTGGCATGGCGGGTGCGATTACGGCGGCGCTCTTCCTCAAGCGCTTCGTCACGCAGACCGAAAGCTGGGCGCATTTCGACATTTTCGGCTGGTCGCCCAAAGACCGGCCGCACGCGCCTCTGGGCGGCGAGGCGCAGGCCATCCGTGCGATCTATCATCACATCCGCAAGCGGGTGAAGTAG
- a CDS encoding Predicted nucleic acid-binding protein, contains PIN domain, producing the protein MTSSIRLYLDTNILVLFKEVQVSERELLVTLFKACQRAGNTPVTSALTYSELLVKPLASGNRELIETYEGWMGGGFWLQTVPISHDVLLTASVIRAHSRKVKLPDAIHLASALTVRCDIFLSADTGLTDIDELVHPLSGKLPITPLKVLRPDVETLTSLTASLTP; encoded by the coding sequence ATGACGTCGTCTATCCGCCTGTATCTAGACACAAATATACTCGTCTTGTTCAAAGAGGTTCAGGTTTCGGAGCGGGAACTGCTCGTGACATTGTTCAAGGCCTGCCAGCGCGCGGGCAACACGCCGGTGACGAGCGCACTGACATATAGCGAACTGCTGGTGAAGCCACTTGCCAGCGGCAATCGTGAACTGATCGAAACATATGAAGGCTGGATGGGTGGGGGATTTTGGCTGCAAACGGTTCCCATTTCGCATGACGTGCTGCTGACTGCCTCAGTGATCAGAGCGCATTCGAGAAAGGTTAAGCTGCCAGATGCCATCCACTTGGCTAGCGCACTCACTGTGCGCTGCGACATCTTCCTCTCCGCCGACACCGGCCTCACCGACATTGACGAACTCGTTCATCCCCTGAGCGGCAAATTGCCGATCACCCCGTTGAAGGTTCTGCGTCCAGACGTCGAAACCCTCACCTCTCTGACAGCAAGCCTCACCCCATGA
- a CDS encoding tight adherence protein B yields MFGIDPMVLAIIGLAAIAAAAVAYGVLFTEIEAQQKTSNRYKKVKAAETDTVKVKAARDRMAEATKRRKSIQDSLSELEKKQEQNKKVDTPPLKVRLQQAGLSLTEAQFYIGSAGMAFATLVVGFVMTSSMSSTPAFDFLPFSGPQIGTVALAFVMGAGMPRFILGFLLKRRMKKFLGEFPNSLDIMVRSIKSGLPLNDAVRLIAMEGQEPVKSEFRRVVEAQQMGISIADACARMHATIPLQEVKFFAIVIGIQAQAGGNLSEALGNLSRVLRDRKKMLAKVQALSMEAKASAVIIGALPFIVAMLVSITSPDYIKPLFSDPRGHLILLASGVWMSIGVFVMRKMINFDI; encoded by the coding sequence ATGTTTGGTATTGATCCCATGGTTCTGGCGATTATCGGTCTGGCAGCCATCGCTGCAGCGGCCGTGGCCTACGGCGTTCTCTTCACCGAAATCGAAGCACAGCAAAAGACAAGCAACCGATACAAGAAGGTCAAGGCTGCCGAAACCGACACGGTCAAGGTGAAGGCCGCGCGCGACCGCATGGCCGAGGCCACCAAGCGCCGCAAGTCCATTCAGGATTCGCTGAGCGAACTGGAAAAGAAGCAGGAGCAGAACAAGAAGGTCGACACCCCGCCATTGAAGGTCCGCCTTCAGCAGGCCGGCCTGTCACTGACGGAGGCACAGTTCTACATCGGCAGTGCAGGGATGGCCTTTGCCACGCTGGTGGTGGGGTTCGTCATGACGTCGAGCATGTCTTCCACGCCGGCATTCGATTTCCTGCCTTTCTCCGGGCCGCAGATCGGCACTGTGGCGCTCGCCTTCGTGATGGGGGCGGGCATGCCGCGCTTTATTCTCGGCTTCCTGCTGAAGCGCCGCATGAAGAAGTTTCTCGGTGAATTCCCGAATTCGCTCGACATCATGGTCCGCTCGATCAAATCCGGTCTACCCCTGAACGATGCCGTGCGCCTGATCGCCATGGAGGGCCAGGAACCGGTCAAGAGCGAATTCCGTCGTGTGGTCGAGGCGCAGCAGATGGGCATATCGATTGCCGATGCCTGCGCGCGCATGCATGCCACAATCCCGCTTCAGGAGGTCAAGTTCTTTGCCATCGTGATCGGCATTCAGGCTCAGGCCGGCGGTAACCTCTCGGAAGCACTCGGCAATCTCAGCCGTGTTCTGCGTGATCGTAAGAAGATGCTGGCCAAGGTTCAGGCGTTGTCCATGGAAGCCAAGGCCTCGGCTGTGATCATCGGCGCCTTGCCGTTCATCGTGGCCATGCTCGTTTCGATCACGTCGCCGGATTATATCAAGCCGCTCTTCTCCGACCCGCGCGGGCACCTCATTCTGCTCGCCTCCGGCGTCTGGATGTCGATCGGCGTGTTCGTCATGCGCAAGATGATCAATTTCGATATCTGA
- a CDS encoding microcin C transport system permease protein, whose product MVDTPASVTIVAAPPKRPFLSPANKRRWQNFQANRRGYWSFWIFMVLFVLSLGAELIANDKPLIVSYKGEILFPVLVNYPEEKFGGFLATTDYKSTDISSEIDAHGWMIWPPIRYSYNSVNSYVPHSAPTAPFWLMDKKERCSAYPQGVNDPGCILGNMDWLGTDDQARDVLARLIYGFRISVLFGLALTIASAVIGVTAGAVQGYFGGWTDLLMQRFIEIWSSMPVLYILLIIAAILPPGFFVLLGIMLLFSWTAFVGVVRAEFLRARNFEYVRAARALGVGNGTIMFRHLLPNAMVATLTFLPFILSGSISTLTSLDFLGFGMPPGSPSLGEMIAQGKNNLQAPWLGIMAFITMSLMLSLLIFIGEAVRDAFDPRKAV is encoded by the coding sequence ATGGTCGACACGCCCGCGAGCGTCACAATCGTCGCCGCACCGCCCAAACGCCCGTTTCTGTCGCCCGCCAACAAGCGGCGCTGGCAGAATTTCCAGGCCAACCGCCGCGGCTACTGGTCGTTCTGGATCTTCATGGTGTTATTCGTCTTGAGCCTCGGGGCCGAGCTGATCGCCAACGACAAGCCGCTGATCGTCTCCTACAAGGGCGAGATCCTGTTTCCCGTTCTGGTGAACTATCCCGAGGAGAAGTTCGGCGGGTTCCTGGCGACCACGGATTACAAGTCGACCGATATTTCCAGCGAGATCGATGCGCATGGCTGGATGATCTGGCCGCCGATCCGCTACTCCTACAATTCGGTCAATTCCTATGTACCGCATTCGGCCCCGACCGCGCCTTTCTGGCTGATGGATAAAAAGGAGCGTTGCTCGGCCTATCCGCAAGGCGTCAACGACCCAGGCTGCATTCTCGGCAACATGGACTGGCTGGGCACAGACGACCAGGCCCGTGACGTGCTGGCGCGGCTGATCTACGGGTTCCGCATTTCCGTGCTCTTCGGGCTGGCGCTGACGATTGCCTCGGCCGTCATCGGGGTGACAGCGGGCGCGGTGCAGGGCTATTTCGGCGGCTGGACCGATCTCCTGATGCAGCGCTTTATCGAGATCTGGTCCTCCATGCCGGTGCTCTACATCCTGCTGATCATTGCCGCGATCCTCCCGCCCGGCTTCTTCGTGCTGCTCGGCATCATGCTACTCTTTTCCTGGACCGCCTTTGTCGGCGTGGTGCGGGCGGAATTCCTGCGCGCGCGCAATTTCGAATATGTCCGCGCCGCCCGCGCGCTTGGCGTCGGCAACGGAACGATCATGTTCCGCCATCTCCTGCCGAACGCGATGGTGGCCACACTCACCTTCCTGCCCTTCATCCTGTCCGGCTCGATCTCGACGCTCACCTCGCTCGACTTCCTTGGCTTCGGCATGCCACCCGGCTCGCCTTCGCTCGGCGAAATGATCGCGCAGGGCAAGAACAACCTGCAGGCGCCCTGGCTCGGCATCATGGCCTTCATCACCATGTCTCTGATGCTGTCGCTGCTGATCTTCATCGGGGAAGCGGTCCGCGACGCGTTCGATCCGCGCAAGGCGGTGTGA